The Amphiura filiformis chromosome 8, Afil_fr2py, whole genome shotgun sequence genomic sequence TTATTCTTCTAAACACTGATTCCAGATCCTTCTTCATATCCATCAATGTCTGTGTGTGCTCCTTGAATTCTTCCAGAGTTTTTCATATCTAGCAGCTGATAAATTATTAAAGTTGGACAGCATCTCATTTGTCTTCTCAAACCTACTTAGCATCTGGGTTTGAGCTTCCAGCATTGCACTAATGTCATCATGGTTTACCATGGATGTCAACGAGCCAATGAAGGCATCTGATGCTGGCGTTGTTGTAGTTGAAGACATCTTCTCTCAAGTCAATTGTtgctttcaaaaaataaaatacagaGCTTCTGTCCTTGACACAATCCAACCTCTTGCCTTAATGTGTCTACATGTATATTCTTCAGTTCTCAGAAGATTAAGTCTGGTTGAACAGCAATGTGTATCAATGCAAAGGTATGATTGAGGTGTCTGTTGGATTAAAATGAAATACAGATCAAAACCAATGTAAGAATTACAACAATACGTAGTACATACTTAGGCCTACATACGGTTCTTTTATGTTTTTCATACACAATTGTTTATTGCATGCTTTCAGAAAATCATCATGAACCGGTTAGCAATTGATGGGACAAAATATTTCAAGTCAAAGCCAATTAGGAGCAGAAGGGGGCATGAAAATCAGCTTGTTTTGCATGAGACCCCACACACAGACATCATGAAGCAGCCCTTCTTTGCAGAGGCAATAGAAATCTGGAATGGTTTCTCCATGGTGCCTACGCCTGATGATGACAACATAAGTTTAATGACGACCCAGAAACCCCAACTTTTAATTATTGACTAGACTGACCCAGCCAACACTTGATGAAGTCAACCTCCAGGGATACTCCTGTGTGGATGTTCTTAGGAGGAGGATTCAACAAAGTAATGAGGTAATGACAATTTATCTGATGCCAAAAACTTTCCAAAAACTTTCCTCTAGGCCTCTGAAGGAAACCCCTGAGGCaaaagaagaattaaaataaaacaaagcgcCAATCTGTCAGCTTTTATACCGTAATAATAAGCTGTTAATACTTGGGGCATTTGTATAGATCTAATTTATGTACCGCAACTAAGACATATATTGTCTACAGGTACCGGTAGACAAAAATCCTGGGGCCTGAAATGCTCAATTATGTACCTCTTGGTAGatctgttttgtttttaaaagcacTACCGGTACTACTTCTAAATTTTCAAAGTTGTTCTTAGACTTCACAATGTATTTACTACTATtgtgtatttttatgttttagtaCCATTACAGTACTGTAATCTTGAAAGCGATTGCTCCAAATCAAACCACTAGCATAAGCTGACAATTCAGACAGGGTGCGGGCAGTTGGGTTTTGAAGCCATATCCTAGTGATTTGGTCTATCTCTTAAAAAAAGTGTCAAGCAAATGTTGTACCAGTACATAATAataggccatgcgttttgaactcgccacccaaaaatggtggttttgttacgcttttccaaattgagactcgttcaaattgttatatctctgcttaaacaaaatgtattgtagtgtatttggtgcagtggcgtagatttctttttgatattggggggatggagttgggaaaaaaatcttcaaGTATAGTCAATAGGTCAATGCaccaccttttggcgacagaataagtttatggtacaattgcacgcaaagcgtgcgaaaaattttactattttaagctaaactgatgaaatttttatatggtgtaaaagtagaataaaatttgcacttttagggctaaaatgggcaaatatgtggttaatttggtcagaaacacattatcaggtgtcaacattggggggggataATTGTAtagaccatcccccctggcataATATTGGGggtatttatcccccccccccctccgggatctacgcctatgatttaGTGTAatgttgtagctaaatgagtgccctaacagacctccaaaggagaattgtttatcagtttaagatagtggagttatagttttttgagttcagaatggccgaggtggttgttgaggTGGTGGaggttgaggcggtggcggtatgtacaaagtctatgagaaatatagattttgtgtgtgtgcgttgaatcaactgatcatatctttgcatccatatgg encodes the following:
- the LOC140158564 gene encoding LOW QUALITY PROTEIN: kxDL motif-containing protein 1-like (The sequence of the model RefSeq protein was modified relative to this genomic sequence to represent the inferred CDS: inserted 1 base in 1 codon) gives rise to the protein MSSTTTTPASDAFIGSLTSMVNHDDISAMLEAQTQMLSRFEKTNEMLSNFNNLSAARYEKLXEEFKEHTQTLMDMKKDLESVFRRIRFLRSKLSKDYPDAFEIASKEVKGPDLDEEEDDSRLTTKCPPVPTITTQMSEDQQPTGMLNEISSIN